A genomic region of Methanobrevibacter sp. contains the following coding sequences:
- the rplJ gene encoding 50S ribosomal protein L16 — MVRAYSRREYIRKIPNNRIVQYDMGNLSEDFPVRVSLAVKKPAQIRHNALEAARVASNRYMQRSAGRLGYHLKLRVYPHNIVRENPMATGAGADRVQSGMRNAFGKAISVEALVKTNQKIMSIDVNPKNFEDAKTALKRAGMKMPVSCRIVIEKGAELIK; from the coding sequence ATGGTTCGTGCTTATTCAAGAAGAGAATATATTAGAAAAATACCAAATAACAGAATTGTTCAATATGATATGGGAAACTTATCTGAAGATTTCCCAGTAAGAGTATCCTTAGCAGTTAAAAAACCAGCTCAAATTAGACACAATGCATTAGAAGCAGCTCGTGTAGCTTCCAACAGATACATGCAAAGATCTGCTGGTAGATTAGGATACCACTTAAAGTTAAGAGTATACCCTCACAACATTGTAAGAGAAAATCCTATGGCAACCGGAGCAGGTGCGGACAGGGTACAAAGTGGTATGAGAAACGCTTTCGGTAAAGCTATCAGTGTAGAAGCTTTAGTAAAGACCAATCAAAAAATCATGTCCATTGACGTAAACCCTAAAAACTTCGAAGATGCTAAAACCGCTTTGAAAAGAGCAGGTATGAAAATGCCGGTATCCTGCAGAATTGTCATTGAAAAAGGAGCAGAATTAATTAAATAA